Part of the Janibacter endophyticus genome is shown below.
TAACGCACCGCATACGCATCACATGATCGCCACGGTCGGGGTGATGTTCTTCCTCGTCTCGTTGGTCGAGGAGACGTGGGGTACCGGCTTCCTTCGGATGGACTCGCCCTTCGCCGGGCGGGTGACGGTCCTCGGGGCGCAGATCTCCGCGCAGCGCATCATCATCATCATCACGGCCGTCGTCGTCCTCATCGCCCTGACGTTGTTCCTCAAGCGGTCGGTGCACGGGCAGGCGATCGAGGCCGTCGAGCAGGACCGGACCGGTTCCGCACTGGTCGGGATCAACCCCAGCGTCGTCTCGATGGTGACCTTCGCGGTCTCCTTCGGCCTGGTCGCGGTCTCGGCGGGCCTGGTCGCGCCGATCCAGCTGCTCTCGCCGGCGATGGGTACCTCGCTGAACCTCGTCGTCTTCGCGATCATCGTCCTCGGTGGCCTGGGCTCCCTCCCCGGAGCGATCATCGGAGGGTTCGCAATCGCCATCGCCGAGCTTATGGCGTCGACGTACATCTCGGTGGCGGCCGGTGAGGCCGCGATCTTCATCGTGCTCATGGGCGTGCTCGCCATCAAGCCCACAGGTCTGTTCGGGGCGGTGAACCAGCGATGATGACCAGGATCCACCCCCGGTTGATCGGCGCAGCGCTGATGATCCTTGCGCTCGTGCTGTCCCCGCTCTTCCTCAGCGATCAGCCGTACCTGGTGCGCGTCCTCACCACGGCTGCGATCTACGCGATCGCGGCCTACGGTATGAACATCATCCTCGGTCTGACCGGCCAGC
Proteins encoded:
- a CDS encoding branched-chain amino acid ABC transporter permease: MTLFIQQLINGLALGGIYCLAAVGLTLVFGVLGFPNLAHGALYMLGAYITYSMLVTVGLPYIAAILVAAAILAVLGVVFERLIFHPLRNAPHTHHMIATVGVMFFLVSLVEETWGTGFLRMDSPFAGRVTVLGAQISAQRIIIIITAVVVLIALTLFLKRSVHGQAIEAVEQDRTGSALVGINPSVVSMVTFAVSFGLVAVSAGLVAPIQLLSPAMGTSLNLVVFAIIVLGGLGSLPGAIIGGFAIAIAELMASTYISVAAGEAAIFIVLMGVLAIKPTGLFGAVNQR